One genomic region from Pyrobaculum islandicum DSM 4184 encodes:
- a CDS encoding type II/IV secretion system ATPase subunit — protein sequence MGAGVDGLLEILDEYEISELVHAIVYVDRDGFRRYRAVEPPLSKEEADTLQRLKRAVQNVGEVRDGVLKLARERRVEYLEELVRRAAAEFKIKVDERAWGKLLYYLRRDLLGYGVLDPLMRDPYIEDVHVDGPGAVYIWHSRWESLKTDIVLTAEELDSYVQKFSALVGKSVSYADPILEGMLPEGYRLELATPPVSPRGPSFVIRKYFVSPITLVDMVKTGTISADAVAYLWLMLDYGRNIVIVGPTGAGKTTLLNALLYLIRPDAKILTIEDTREINIVHEHWQALLTRPSRWEGVRDVSAFDLLAVAMRSRPDYVVVGEIRGEEAYVLFQAFGSGHAGATTMHAETIEDAVRRLLTRPMHVPPMLIGLAHVFVRIMRVKVGGQIVRRVVEIAENMGVARGGRPRLHYVFRWNPERDLLEQVEESRHLESISRTRFVPLEKLREEYSRRKELIALMVEKGYSTPYVVAKIFTQYHLNPQKALEAVRAGSI from the coding sequence ATGGGCGCCGGCGTGGATGGGCTACTAGAGATTTTGGACGAGTACGAGATCTCCGAGCTGGTCCACGCCATTGTGTACGTGGATCGAGACGGCTTTAGGCGGTATAGGGCTGTGGAGCCGCCGTTGTCTAAGGAGGAGGCCGATACGCTTCAGAGGCTGAAGCGGGCTGTGCAAAACGTGGGCGAGGTTAGAGACGGCGTGTTGAAGCTGGCGCGGGAGAGGCGGGTGGAGTATCTAGAGGAGTTGGTTAGGCGGGCGGCCGCCGAGTTTAAGATAAAGGTAGACGAGAGGGCTTGGGGCAAGCTTCTGTACTACCTGCGGCGGGATCTCCTGGGCTACGGGGTGTTGGACCCCCTCATGAGGGACCCCTACATCGAGGACGTCCACGTCGACGGGCCCGGTGCTGTGTACATCTGGCACAGCAGGTGGGAGTCTCTGAAGACAGACATAGTCCTCACGGCGGAGGAGTTGGACAGCTATGTGCAGAAGTTCTCCGCCCTGGTGGGCAAGTCGGTCTCCTACGCCGACCCCATACTCGAGGGGATGCTCCCCGAGGGTTACAGACTTGAGCTGGCGACGCCGCCTGTATCGCCGCGGGGCCCCTCCTTCGTCATAAGGAAGTACTTCGTCTCGCCGATAACTCTGGTGGACATGGTGAAGACGGGCACAATCTCCGCCGACGCCGTGGCCTACCTATGGCTTATGCTCGACTACGGGAGGAACATAGTGATCGTGGGGCCCACCGGCGCCGGGAAGACGACGCTGTTGAACGCCCTCCTATACCTCATTAGGCCCGACGCCAAGATCCTCACTATCGAAGACACCAGGGAGATAAACATAGTTCACGAGCATTGGCAAGCCCTCCTCACGAGGCCCTCCAGGTGGGAGGGCGTGAGAGACGTCTCGGCCTTCGACCTACTAGCGGTCGCCATGAGGTCGCGGCCGGACTACGTGGTCGTCGGCGAGATCCGCGGCGAGGAGGCCTACGTCCTCTTCCAAGCCTTCGGCTCAGGCCACGCGGGGGCCACCACTATGCACGCCGAGACTATCGAAGACGCAGTGCGGCGCCTCCTCACTAGGCCGATGCACGTCCCCCCCATGTTGATAGGCCTCGCCCACGTGTTTGTCCGCATCATGAGGGTTAAGGTAGGCGGCCAGATTGTCAGAAGAGTGGTGGAGATCGCCGAAAACATGGGCGTGGCGAGGGGCGGGAGGCCCCGGCTACACTACGTCTTCCGGTGGAACCCGGAGAGAGACCTCCTGGAGCAGGTGGAGGAGAGTAGACACCTAGAGTCTATATCGAGGACGCGCTTCGTCCCCCTGGAGAAGCTGAGGGAGGAATACAGCAGGAGGAAGGAGCTCATCGCCCTCATGGTGGAGAAAGGCTACTCGACGCCCTACGTTGTGGCGAAGATCTTCACCCAGTACCACCTAAACCCCCAGAAGGCGCTAGAGGCGGTGAGAGCCGGCTCGATATGA
- a CDS encoding type II secretion system F family protein: MSDFLVFVLVGLVLAGVGFGGWRRAVYVYRLEGQIPQVLRVLSDAVSAGLSLRGAVESAAALALRPMADVLRRVLTLSEVGGLTVEEALWRVAGEVPSPNFRRFALIVTEAARSGARLPEVLDVSARSFATVVEFRQSVASQLRPYVALYYAIVVVLAVLTDVLIYMLLPQLAQMMAAAPAQGGIKAAVLDKSAVLRALYLSGFAGVLVGGLVVGRVVYNSARAGLLHAGVGAVVLAVGLWAPAWMGY; the protein is encoded by the coding sequence ATGTCCGACTTTTTAGTTTTTGTCTTGGTTGGGTTGGTTCTGGCGGGGGTTGGGTTTGGCGGGTGGCGCAGGGCTGTGTACGTCTACAGGCTGGAGGGGCAGATCCCCCAAGTCCTGCGCGTGCTTTCTGACGCCGTGTCGGCGGGGCTGAGCCTGAGGGGGGCTGTGGAGTCTGCGGCGGCTCTGGCGCTTAGGCCTATGGCCGACGTGCTTAGGCGCGTCCTAACTCTGTCTGAAGTGGGCGGGCTTACGGTGGAGGAGGCTCTGTGGCGGGTGGCGGGGGAGGTCCCGTCCCCCAACTTTAGGAGGTTTGCCCTTATTGTGACTGAGGCGGCGCGTAGCGGCGCCAGGCTTCCCGAGGTGTTAGACGTGTCCGCTAGGAGCTTCGCCACGGTGGTGGAGTTCCGCCAGAGCGTCGCCTCACAGCTCAGGCCGTACGTGGCGCTGTATTACGCAATAGTCGTCGTGTTGGCCGTGTTGACAGACGTGTTGATCTACATGCTTCTGCCTCAGCTGGCCCAGATGATGGCAGCGGCCCCGGCCCAGGGCGGAATCAAGGCGGCTGTCTTAGACAAGTCTGCCGTCCTCCGGGCGTTGTATTTATCTGGGTTTGCGGGAGTCCTCGTGGGTGGGCTGGTGGTGGGGAGGGTTGTCTACAACAGCGCGAGGGCTGGCCTCCTCCACGCGGGGGTTGGGGCTGTGGTTCTGGCGGTGGGGCTATGGGCGCCGGCGTGGATGGGCTACTAG
- a CDS encoding archaellin/type IV pilin N-terminal domain-containing protein, which produces MNKVKGLEPIVAVVLLIVVAVIGAVLVYLWFAGYVTKATSQAEQMATSEKLKIEAATLLTNGTATLYVRNLGGDKATIVTAYIMKPGTLTPICTASLSTTIDPGTLTQVKATCTATLTAGSDYVIKIVTSKGTEFAVTVTAS; this is translated from the coding sequence ATGAACAAGGTGAAAGGTCTAGAACCGATCGTCGCCGTCGTGTTGCTGATAGTGGTGGCGGTGATAGGCGCCGTGTTGGTATACCTCTGGTTTGCCGGCTACGTCACAAAAGCCACAAGCCAGGCCGAGCAGATGGCCACCTCAGAAAAACTAAAAATCGAAGCCGCTACACTACTCACGAATGGTACGGCAACACTCTACGTCCGTAACCTCGGCGGAGATAAAGCCACAATAGTCACTGCATACATAATGAAGCCAGGCACCCTAACCCCGATATGTACAGCTAGCCTAAGTACTACTATAGACCCGGGCACATTAACACAAGTTAAAGCTACATGTACTGCCACACTTACGGCAGGCAGTGACTACGTCATCAAGATAGTGACGTCGAAGGGCACCGAGTTCGCGGTTACGGTTACCGCGAGTTAG
- a CDS encoding DUF1646 family protein, which translates to MELVLQVVFLVLLVALPLASRRVEHNLELFFLGVGVVAASVGGVWSLHLLEEALLHPVAVYQPGVGYVPVGITQVVLLAGLAFYLLRRRLAAWAGALARPGVLAALVLALGLSSSVVSAVVAAAVLAELLAFARAPHSYKAVAAVSGAYAIGAGAALLPLGEPLSAIAVAKLRQGFFYLVDVLLDVVLILVIFFALYTYFALARRRGAGAEVEPYEPELREVFARAARVYVFIFALTILGEFFKPLAAAVSGLGREALYLFGAVSAVADNATLVAALVGPEMAPEALRSFLTSLIIAGGFTVPGNVPNIVLAGALKIGFREWLRLALPVGIPVFTAAGLYTLALLPHPPLL; encoded by the coding sequence ATGGAGCTGGTTTTACAGGTGGTGTTTCTCGTCTTGCTTGTGGCTCTTCCGCTGGCCTCTAGGCGGGTGGAGCATAACCTCGAGCTGTTTTTCTTGGGGGTTGGCGTCGTGGCGGCGTCTGTTGGGGGGGTCTGGAGCCTGCACCTTCTTGAGGAGGCTCTTCTCCACCCCGTGGCTGTCTACCAGCCGGGGGTCGGCTACGTGCCGGTGGGCATCACGCAGGTTGTTCTTCTGGCCGGGCTGGCCTTCTACCTCTTGAGGCGGAGACTAGCGGCTTGGGCCGGCGCTCTGGCTAGGCCTGGGGTGCTGGCTGCTTTGGTCCTGGCGCTGGGGCTCTCTAGTAGCGTGGTGTCTGCGGTTGTGGCGGCGGCGGTGCTGGCGGAGCTTCTGGCGTTTGCAAGGGCGCCGCACAGCTACAAGGCGGTTGCGGCTGTGTCCGGCGCATACGCCATCGGCGCCGGCGCGGCTCTACTGCCGCTAGGCGAGCCACTGTCAGCCATCGCAGTGGCTAAGCTGAGACAAGGCTTTTTCTACCTCGTAGATGTCCTCCTCGACGTGGTCCTCATCTTGGTGATCTTCTTCGCCCTGTACACCTACTTCGCGCTGGCGAGGCGGAGGGGCGCCGGGGCGGAGGTAGAGCCGTATGAGCCGGAGCTTAGGGAGGTCTTCGCCAGGGCGGCTAGGGTGTACGTCTTCATCTTCGCCTTGACCATACTGGGCGAGTTTTTCAAGCCGCTCGCCGCCGCCGTCTCTGGACTCGGCAGAGAGGCCCTCTACCTCTTCGGCGCGGTCTCCGCCGTGGCAGACAATGCCACCCTCGTCGCAGCTCTGGTGGGCCCCGAGATGGCCCCAGAGGCGCTCCGGAGCTTCCTAACGTCGCTCATCATCGCAGGCGGCTTCACGGTGCCCGGCAACGTGCCCAACATCGTGCTGGCGGGCGCCCTAAAGATCGGCTTTAGGGAGTGGCTGAGGCTGGCCCTCCCCGTCGGCATCCCCGTGTTTACAGCCGCAGGGCTCTACACCCTGGCCCTCCTCCCACACCCGCCGCTGTTGTAG
- a CDS encoding DUF996 domain-containing protein yields the protein MLLWRLWHILYAYSVAGFSISHLLWGPGLHGVALVVAAVAWVVGWVFQVASAYRFRRVLDTLAKGTGEEVFKTADKLYWWGSVFAVVAVGIVLLFVAYILLGVGFLTTKIRS from the coding sequence ATGTTATTGTGGCGTCTGTGGCATATACTATATGCATATAGCGTCGCCGGCTTCTCCATCTCGCACTTGCTCTGGGGGCCTGGTCTCCACGGCGTTGCGCTTGTCGTGGCTGCTGTCGCTTGGGTGGTTGGCTGGGTTTTTCAAGTGGCTTCTGCATATAGATTTAGGCGTGTTTTAGATACTCTAGCCAAGGGAACCGGGGAGGAGGTTTTTAAGACCGCGGACAAGCTCTACTGGTGGGGGTCTGTATTTGCAGTCGTAGCCGTCGGGATCGTTCTACTTTTTGTCGCATATATACTCCTGGGGGTTGGATTTCTTACTACAAAAATCCGCAGCTGA
- a CDS encoding S1C family serine protease codes for MDLSNLVEKVARSVVGVVTRGFGAFGEGFGSAFAIDRGVYATAYHVVAQAGEVALITPEGEVADAVVAAADPAEDLAILYSDLYAVPLALGSALRLRVGQGVVAVGFPLALLDKPTATFGIVSAVGRSLRAGDRFFEYLVQTDAAINPGNSGGPLVNLSGEAVGVCSAVIAGAQGLGFAVPIDLVRIMYQMVKRYGRYVRPALGVYVVALNKALKALYGLPTDRGLLVVDVMPNSPAEEMGIARGDILTKVDSREVANVFELRLLIGEALVQGRTPRIEVIRGGRSIEL; via the coding sequence ATGGATTTGAGTAATTTAGTTGAAAAGGTGGCGCGTTCTGTCGTCGGCGTTGTGACGAGGGGGTTTGGGGCCTTTGGCGAGGGCTTCGGCTCCGCCTTCGCCATAGACCGGGGGGTCTACGCCACGGCATACCACGTCGTGGCGCAGGCGGGGGAGGTGGCGTTGATCACCCCCGAGGGGGAGGTGGCCGACGCCGTGGTGGCGGCGGCGGATCCCGCCGAGGATCTAGCCATACTCTACTCCGACCTCTACGCCGTCCCGCTGGCCCTTGGGAGCGCGCTGAGGCTGAGGGTCGGGCAGGGGGTAGTCGCCGTGGGCTTCCCCCTAGCCCTCCTTGACAAGCCCACTGCGACCTTCGGCATCGTAAGCGCCGTGGGGAGGAGCTTGAGGGCTGGCGATAGGTTTTTCGAGTACCTCGTCCAGACAGACGCGGCGATCAACCCCGGCAACTCGGGCGGCCCGCTCGTGAACCTCTCCGGAGAGGCGGTGGGGGTCTGCTCGGCCGTAATCGCCGGGGCCCAGGGCCTGGGCTTCGCGGTGCCTATAGACCTAGTCAGAATCATGTACCAGATGGTGAAGAGATACGGGAGATACGTAAGGCCGGCGCTCGGGGTATACGTCGTCGCGTTGAACAAAGCTCTGAAAGCCCTATACGGCCTCCCCACAGACAGAGGGCTCCTCGTTGTCGACGTCATGCCTAACTCGCCCGCCGAAGAGATGGGCATCGCCCGAGGCGACATCTTAACCAAGGTCGACAGCCGCGAGGTGGCCAACGTCTTCGAACTCCGCCTGTTGATAGGCGAAGCGCTGGTCCAGGGCAGAACCCCCAGGATAGAGGTCATCAGAGGCGGAAGGAGTATAGAGCTCTAA
- a CDS encoding zinc ribbon domain-containing protein has translation MNQVYRTLKIRIPWRLVEERPDVLDLAVRMHLAVEEYVRRLLKELTGQEEPKLTTEELDRLLTPDRRELAVKIIDEVFPKYGLGRYFVKQVKMFWRDVAFYRAIPLDAQLRVENEKDMGTAIFVNLRDGVLRVRRLQKTFVVSLRRSDISWIRERLQEGARLKLAYLGIEKRKGKKEPTYGKLYVALVFARETAPVEPKAIVAVDVNRLDHGVTVGLLVDGKLRQTLRLIDEDAVRELRRLHEEISRLDERAARETDPARKRRLEDRARHLASRRYRKISGVVKDVVNEIIKLAREHNAAIVVDTMEDVTYLERKQSGESGVKKHLYDGLGQLRRRLQALAQWYGLPYLEERLYSTICPRCGAKMEERKRIMRCPSCGFSDHRDNVPLIWAKRRYWEILQKTKQPTFSVPLILLTS, from the coding sequence ATGAACCAAGTCTACAGGACGTTGAAGATCAGAATACCTTGGCGGTTGGTAGAGGAGCGGCCGGACGTCCTAGACCTCGCCGTAAGGATGCACCTAGCGGTGGAGGAGTACGTCAGAAGGCTGTTGAAAGAGTTGACGGGGCAAGAGGAGCCGAAGCTAACTACGGAGGAGTTGGACAGACTCCTCACGCCAGACAGGCGGGAGCTGGCTGTCAAGATAATAGATGAGGTGTTTCCCAAGTACGGGTTGGGGAGGTACTTCGTAAAGCAAGTTAAGATGTTCTGGCGCGACGTGGCGTTCTACCGGGCAATTCCGCTCGACGCCCAGCTTAGGGTTGAAAACGAGAAAGATATGGGTACGGCGATCTTCGTCAACCTTAGAGACGGCGTCCTCAGAGTGCGAAGATTGCAAAAAACGTTTGTCGTGTCGCTGAGGAGAAGCGACATCTCTTGGATAAGGGAGAGACTTCAAGAGGGCGCCAGACTCAAGTTGGCATATTTGGGCATAGAAAAGCGGAAAGGTAAGAAGGAGCCGACCTACGGCAAGCTCTACGTCGCCCTCGTCTTTGCCCGCGAGACAGCTCCTGTGGAGCCCAAGGCGATAGTCGCCGTTGACGTGAATCGTCTCGACCACGGCGTCACGGTGGGTCTCCTCGTGGACGGGAAGTTGAGACAGACGTTGAGACTTATAGACGAAGACGCGGTGAGAGAACTGAGGAGACTCCACGAGGAGATAAGCCGTCTCGACGAGCGAGCAGCGAGGGAGACGGATCCCGCCAGAAAGAGACGTCTTGAAGACAGAGCCCGCCACCTTGCATCAAGGCGGTATAGAAAGATAAGCGGCGTTGTCAAAGACGTCGTAAACGAGATAATTAAGTTGGCGAGGGAGCACAACGCCGCCATAGTCGTCGACACGATGGAGGATGTGACGTATCTAGAGCGGAAGCAGAGCGGCGAGAGCGGTGTGAAGAAGCACCTCTACGACGGTCTCGGCCAACTACGTCGCCGTTTGCAAGCGCTAGCGCAGTGGTACGGACTGCCGTACCTTGAGGAAAGACTGTACTCAACCATCTGCCCCCGTTGTGGCGCGAAAATGGAGGAGAGAAAGCGCATAATGCGTTGCCCCTCTTGCGGCTTCTCAGACCACAGAGACAACGTGCCACTGATATGGGCAAAGAGAAGGTACTGGGAAATCCTCCAGAAGACAAAACAACCCACTTTTTCGGTACCCCTCATACTTTTAACCTCGTAA